One genomic segment of Rhinolophus sinicus isolate RSC01 linkage group LG11, ASM3656204v1, whole genome shotgun sequence includes these proteins:
- the CX3CL1 gene encoding fractalkine: MGPPPLSWLLRLAVLCHLAMLLAGQYGVKKCKTTCTKMTSRIPQDRLISYQRNQASCGKPAIILETIKNKFFCADPEAEWVQEAMKYLDSKTTSGPWHTDTTMAAADNVTPAKLSDMGDPKTTMAAVLEPKATGESSNQETQRALGTSSELPTGASGSWRSMFPTASKAPNGQPPAGPETTKLYNSAAVTTTTSRQSSAAYQPGSITSTQAPSTQTPSTQASSTQTFSTQTPSTQTPSTQAPTTQTLPSQAPSTQTLPSQAPSTRAPIILHAAPEDSTGPEGQDVWTGRQNPMPESSVEPKEMGPISAHPDAFREPSNMPHVSIVPVSYEGAPSRELVASGSWAPKDEDPQRPDVPDSQAATRRQAIGLLAFLGLLFCLGVAMFAYQSLQACHLGGDMVEGLRFIPRNCGSNSYVLVPV, translated from the exons ATGGGTCCTCCACCTCTCTCCTGGTTGCTCCGCTTGGCTGTCCTCTGCCATCTGGCCATGCTGCTGGCGG GGCAGTACGGTGTGAAGAAATGCAAGACCACGTGCACCAAGATGACTTCCCGTATCCCCCAGGATCGTCTAATCAGCTATCAACGGAATCAAGCATCTTGCGGCAAACCTGCCATAAT CTTGGAAACCATCAAGAACAAATTCTTCTGTGCTGACCCAGAGGCAGAATGGGTCCAGGAAGCCATGAAGTATCTAGACAGCAAAACTACTTCTGGCCCCTGGCACACTGACACTACAATGGCCGCTGCGGACAATGTCACACCGGCGAAGCTATCCGACATGGGGGACCCCAAGACCACCATGGCTGCGGTCTTGGAGCCCAAAGCTACAGGGGAAAGCAGTAACCAGGAGACACAGAGGGCTTTGGGGACTTCCTCAGAGCTGCCAACGGGAGCATCTGGTTCCTGGAGGTCCATGTTCCCCACCGCTTCCAAGGCTCCTAATGGACAGCCTCCGGCTGGGCCTGAGACAACCAAGCTTTACAACTCGGCTGCCGTCACCACCACCACATCTCGGCAGAGTTCTGCTGCCTACCAACCTGGGTCGATCACCTCCACCCAGGCCCCCTCCACCCAGACCCCCTCCACCCAGGCCTCCTCCACCCAGACCTTCTCCACCCAGACCCCCTCCACCCAGAC CCCCTCCACCCAAGCCCCCACCACCCagaccctcccctcccaggccccCTCCACCCagaccctcccctcccaggccccCTCCACCCGGGCCCCCATCATTTTACACGCAGCCCCAGAGGACAGTACTGGGCCTGAAGGCCAAGATGTGTGGACTGGAAGACAGAATCCCATGCCAGAGAGCTCTGTAGAGCCCAAGGAAATGGGTCCCATTTCAGCTCACCCGGATGCTTTCAGGGAGCCCAGCAACATGCCCCACGTCTCCATAGTCCCTGTCTCCTATGAAGGGGCCCCCAGTAGGGAGTTAGTGGCCTCAGGCAGCTGGGCCCCCAAGGACGAGGACCCTCAGAGGCCGGATGTCCCCGACTCCCAGGCGGCCACCAGGAGGCAAGCAATAGGGCTATTGGCCTTCCTTGGCCTCCTCTTCTGCCTGGGGGTGGCCATGTTTGCCTACCAGAGCCTGCAGGCCTGCCATCTTGGGGGGGACATGGTGGAAGGGCTTCGCTTTATCCCCCGAAACTGTGGCAGTAACTCGTATGTCCTGGTGCCAGTGTGA